From Pelosinus fermentans DSM 17108, the proteins below share one genomic window:
- a CDS encoding ABC transporter substrate-binding protein, translating to MKYKMLLIFLTVFFIFGIMGCAQKQNGGVPATGSSNYLSIQDDAGRQVILPKKPERIVPLSQSLVDLLYAVGGSAAGRPSSRTGTLPKDMQILPEVGHVANINTEKVMSLQPDLVIGYQGLHEKNIPIMESSNIPFIIVKIKTYDDVIKNINLFGGIAGRREQARIVADQMNQRIKKVVDQLPSTSKSAVILHATGNSVTVQLENSIAGDVAKIIKLKNVAADSIPLDGNPESTPYSIEKLVEKDPDIILITFMGEKADIEKRLKLEVESNPAWNGLRAVQNKQVFYLSMELFLLNPGIRYDEAVAYMAKIVYPETYGIIQ from the coding sequence GTGAAGTATAAAATGCTATTAATTTTTCTTACCGTTTTTTTTATTTTTGGCATTATGGGATGCGCTCAGAAGCAGAATGGGGGAGTGCCAGCAACTGGCAGTTCCAATTATCTTAGTATTCAAGATGATGCTGGACGCCAAGTGATATTACCGAAAAAACCAGAGCGAATTGTACCTCTTTCTCAAAGCTTGGTAGATCTGCTTTATGCTGTTGGCGGGAGCGCAGCAGGCAGGCCCAGCTCGCGGACAGGAACTTTACCTAAAGATATGCAAATCCTGCCTGAAGTAGGCCATGTTGCTAATATAAATACCGAGAAGGTAATGTCCCTGCAGCCCGATTTAGTAATTGGATATCAGGGACTGCATGAAAAAAACATTCCGATTATGGAAAGCAGTAATATCCCCTTCATAATAGTAAAAATAAAAACCTATGATGATGTTATCAAGAATATTAATCTTTTTGGAGGTATTGCAGGCAGGAGAGAGCAAGCTCGAATCGTTGCAGACCAAATGAACCAGCGAATAAAAAAAGTAGTGGATCAGCTTCCTTCAACTTCCAAGAGTGCAGTGATTCTCCATGCCACTGGCAACAGTGTAACAGTACAGCTGGAAAATAGTATTGCCGGGGATGTGGCTAAGATCATTAAACTGAAAAATGTAGCAGCGGATAGTATACCTTTAGATGGAAATCCAGAATCCACGCCTTACAGCATAGAGAAATTAGTAGAAAAAGATCCTGATATTATTTTGATTACCTTCATGGGTGAAAAAGCTGATATTGAGAAACGGCTAAAGCTGGAGGTGGAAAGCAATCCTGCCTGGAATGGTCTTCGAGCGGTGCAAAATAAGCAAGTTTTTTATCTTTCCATGGAATTATTTTTACTAAACCCAGGAATACGTTATGATGAAGCAGTTGCGTATATGGCAAAGATTGTGTACCCTGAGACATATGGTATTATTCAATAG
- a CDS encoding TonB-dependent receptor plug domain-containing protein yields the protein MKRNVTKKMIAALALGFMVMPCVQAEEDKSFEFDPMIVTALRGESKELDTPANVTVKSGDELRATGAKTVIDALQFVEGINIYSQNPYGQSAGRMSSELVMRGIKKGTLIMVDGAPINMNGMFQLDNILLENVEKIEVVRGPGSVMYGSDAFGGVINIMTKKQVNNSITVSTGNKGQQNYNLNFQSGKLAFSSSFVDTGEVNNLTKTVDSNPAKSTYDNFLGGEKQSFNATYQFNDKMTLYYTHTEDELNKERRSLMTKKVTSLYNDQENLDRINFQYNDKDWKAMLYGSFRDLDYTTKTVSTGAYASNINLKSSKYGLDANKSWDDQQIHYLAGITLEQEKYKTIDFVKPENSKGTYERTVTSLYTQGTKDFNENKKLILGLRGQHARTESGDEYNQFLPQIQYNQKLRQDSSWFVNVGKAFRLPTLTELHTGTTSNFTSNSNLKPESGWTYETGWKKESQIGTLKTTIFMMNIDNHIDTDSSKMFQNFSKFKNEGIEVSWQQRLSDKYSYTVGGVYGNPREKDATGEWIRAYSRIQGNLTLRYTLDKLTANLAANYTADRSNKALNALPVSLMVNYQLKPETAVFATIRNVLNRNDVTTNSSSYYYAAPRTVEFGVKHSF from the coding sequence TTGAAGAGAAATGTAACTAAAAAGATGATTGCGGCGTTAGCCTTAGGATTTATGGTCATGCCCTGTGTACAAGCTGAAGAGGATAAGAGTTTTGAGTTTGATCCAATGATTGTAACGGCCTTGCGAGGAGAAAGCAAAGAGCTGGATACCCCTGCAAATGTAACGGTAAAATCCGGAGATGAACTGCGAGCCACTGGAGCAAAGACTGTCATTGATGCATTGCAATTTGTGGAAGGTATTAATATTTACTCCCAAAATCCATACGGACAGTCCGCAGGGAGAATGAGCAGCGAGCTTGTTATGAGAGGCATAAAAAAAGGTACGCTGATCATGGTAGATGGTGCCCCAATTAATATGAATGGTATGTTCCAGCTTGATAATATTCTGCTGGAGAATGTAGAAAAAATAGAGGTTGTTAGAGGACCAGGATCCGTTATGTATGGCAGTGATGCTTTTGGCGGCGTTATTAATATTATGACTAAGAAACAAGTGAATAATTCCATTACCGTTTCCACAGGTAATAAAGGGCAGCAAAATTATAATCTTAATTTCCAATCAGGAAAATTAGCATTTAGCAGTTCATTTGTTGATACAGGAGAAGTGAATAATCTTACTAAAACCGTGGATTCTAACCCTGCTAAATCAACATATGACAATTTTCTTGGAGGTGAAAAGCAGAGTTTTAATGCTACTTATCAATTTAATGATAAAATGACATTATATTATACCCATACCGAAGATGAATTGAACAAAGAAAGAAGAAGCCTAATGACAAAGAAGGTGACTAGTTTATATAATGATCAGGAAAATCTGGATCGAATTAATTTTCAGTATAACGATAAGGATTGGAAAGCTATGCTTTATGGTTCATTCCGCGATCTCGATTACACTACTAAAACCGTCAGCACAGGAGCCTATGCTTCCAATATCAATTTAAAATCATCAAAATATGGACTGGATGCCAATAAATCATGGGATGATCAGCAAATACACTATTTGGCAGGTATTACACTAGAGCAGGAAAAATATAAAACAATAGATTTTGTAAAACCAGAAAATTCAAAGGGAACTTATGAACGAACAGTTACGTCTCTTTATACCCAAGGAACTAAGGATTTTAATGAAAATAAAAAACTGATTTTAGGTCTTAGGGGACAACATGCCAGAACAGAGAGCGGTGATGAGTACAATCAATTTTTACCACAAATACAATACAATCAAAAGTTGAGGCAGGATAGTTCCTGGTTTGTCAATGTCGGAAAAGCTTTTCGATTACCGACTCTTACTGAATTGCATACAGGTACAACCAGTAACTTTACATCTAATTCTAATTTAAAGCCAGAAAGTGGATGGACGTATGAGACTGGTTGGAAAAAAGAAAGTCAAATTGGCACGCTAAAAACAACTATCTTTATGATGAATATTGACAACCATATTGATACTGATTCTTCAAAGATGTTTCAAAACTTTAGCAAATTTAAAAATGAAGGAATCGAAGTCAGCTGGCAACAAAGGTTATCAGATAAATATAGTTATACTGTTGGCGGTGTTTATGGTAATCCACGAGAAAAGGATGCAACAGGTGAGTGGATTCGAGCATATAGCCGCATTCAGGGAAATCTCACACTTCGCTATACCTTGGACAAGCTGACAGCTAATTTAGCGGCTAACTATACTGCTGATCGATCCAATAAGGCACTAAATGCTCTGCCAGTCAGTCTGATGGTCAATTACCAGTTAAAACCTGAAACTGCTGTATTTGCTACCATAAGAAACGTGTTAAATCGTAATGATGTAACGACAAATAGTAGCAGTTACTATTATGCAGCGCCGCGAACTGTTGAGTTTGGTGTAAAACATTCATTCTAG
- the uvsE gene encoding UV DNA damage repair endonuclease UvsE, whose translation MRIRLGYVAIALGISQGSPNKTTTVLNLTKIKDKKDQLSKLRRLAEENLATQLRVMRYNAAHHIQVFRITSQLIPLATHPVAFGWDYCEDFRSELLAIGDIVKRHGLRVSAHPDHFTILNSPLEHVVEAALADLRYHVNLFEAMELGAESKLVLHVGGLYKDKVQSIERFKVIFQQLPDTIRERIIIENDDKSYTAKDVLTLCQEIKAPMVLDVHHDHCCNEGIHLEDILPEIFATWGSQIPKIHFSSARESANKRAHADHIAVDEFLRFLNIAKKCSRDFDVMIEAKEKDLALFSLMEKLKENSGVKVINEAEIEY comes from the coding sequence ATGCGCATCCGCTTGGGGTATGTAGCCATAGCTTTAGGCATTTCTCAAGGATCTCCCAATAAAACAACTACTGTCCTTAATTTAACTAAAATTAAGGACAAAAAGGATCAGCTTAGTAAACTCAGACGCTTGGCAGAAGAAAATTTAGCTACGCAGCTGCGTGTGATGCGTTATAATGCAGCTCATCACATTCAAGTATTTCGGATTACTTCGCAGCTAATCCCTCTAGCGACTCATCCCGTTGCCTTTGGGTGGGATTATTGTGAGGATTTTCGCTCAGAATTGCTTGCCATTGGTGATATTGTAAAAAGGCATGGATTACGGGTTAGCGCTCATCCCGATCATTTTACGATTTTGAATAGTCCACTTGAACATGTAGTAGAAGCGGCCCTTGCAGATTTGCGGTATCATGTGAATCTTTTTGAGGCTATGGAATTGGGAGCCGAATCTAAATTAGTGCTGCATGTAGGGGGATTATATAAAGACAAAGTGCAGTCAATCGAACGTTTTAAAGTAATATTTCAGCAGCTTCCTGATACTATTCGGGAACGGATTATTATTGAAAATGATGATAAATCTTATACTGCCAAGGATGTACTCACTCTTTGCCAGGAGATAAAAGCACCTATGGTATTAGATGTACATCATGATCATTGCTGCAATGAAGGAATACATCTTGAAGATATTCTGCCAGAAATATTTGCAACTTGGGGAAGTCAGATACCTAAAATTCATTTTTCCAGCGCAAGAGAAAGCGCAAATAAAAGAGCACATGCGGATCATATTGCTGTGGATGAATTTTTGAGATTTTTAAACATAGCGAAGAAGTGCAGCCGTGATTTTGATGTTATGATAGAAGCAAAAGAAAAGGATTTGGCACTATTTTCCTTAATGGAAAAGCTAAAAGAAAATTCTGGAGTAAAGGTTATCAACGAAGCTGAGATAGAATATTAG
- a CDS encoding methyl-accepting chemotaxis protein, whose protein sequence is MTIRIKILSGFMVVIALVFIMSAFTYFQVGELNSTSKEIMRDSLYQLELVEELAIDVSNEAVAMRRFNFTGDLADVATFDNYRKYGDDKINKLQAALSFQNSQAVLETLKKEKLAFDTIAAKSIEAKRANNIEQVGIYMQQAGKPSENSIAATKELILLVKGYVREQEEHSTQKASEVQLLLVLVSLFVAAIAIGISIYISRGISIPAKLVAQAASEITLGNLAVDDIKTRSSDELGQLAASFNQMKSNLRLVIEKVAHAADQVMTSSQQLTASASHSTQAAGQIAASISDMAQGAEMQLTTFTETTVAVQQMSVGIQQIANNATIVAGKSSQASETAIKGGESIEKAINQMAQIEKTVNTSAQVITKLGEQSKEIGQIVSTISGIAGQTNLLALNAAIEAARAGEQGRGFAVVAEEVRKLAEQSQEAAKKIAQLIGEIQGDTTEAVIAMTKGTTEVKIGAEVVDVAGKSFQEIAQLILEVSTQIKDISSAIQQIADGSQVIVLSVKEIDALSKKTSEETQTVSAATQEQSASMEEIASSSQILGEMAQNLQEVVNKFRF, encoded by the coding sequence ATGACAATCAGAATAAAAATTTTAAGTGGATTTATGGTGGTCATCGCTTTAGTATTTATTATGAGTGCATTTACTTATTTTCAAGTGGGTGAATTAAATTCAACTTCAAAAGAAATCATGAGAGATAGTCTCTATCAGCTTGAGCTGGTTGAGGAACTTGCCATAGACGTATCAAATGAGGCTGTGGCTATGCGTCGTTTTAATTTCACAGGTGATTTGGCTGACGTAGCTACCTTTGATAACTATCGCAAATATGGCGATGATAAGATCAACAAACTCCAAGCTGCATTGTCCTTTCAAAATTCCCAGGCGGTCTTAGAAACGTTAAAGAAAGAAAAGCTGGCCTTTGATACCATTGCAGCAAAATCCATTGAAGCAAAACGTGCCAACAATATTGAACAGGTTGGTATTTACATGCAGCAGGCAGGCAAACCGTCTGAGAATTCCATAGCAGCAACCAAAGAGCTTATATTATTAGTAAAAGGATATGTAAGAGAGCAAGAAGAACATAGTACGCAAAAAGCTAGTGAAGTACAACTGCTGCTAGTTCTCGTTAGCCTTTTCGTTGCAGCGATTGCCATTGGCATTAGCATCTATATCAGCCGGGGAATCTCCATACCTGCAAAACTGGTTGCACAGGCTGCCTCAGAAATTACACTCGGCAACCTTGCAGTAGATGATATTAAAACACGATCTTCCGACGAACTGGGCCAGCTGGCGGCTTCCTTTAATCAAATGAAAAGTAATCTGCGTCTTGTAATTGAAAAAGTTGCCCATGCAGCTGATCAAGTCATGACCTCTTCCCAGCAGCTCACAGCAAGTGCCTCTCATTCCACGCAAGCTGCTGGCCAAATAGCGGCTTCCATTTCCGATATGGCCCAGGGCGCTGAAATGCAGCTAACAACTTTTACTGAAACAACGGTTGCCGTACAACAAATGTCTGTCGGCATTCAACAAATTGCCAACAATGCTACGATTGTAGCGGGGAAATCCTCTCAAGCCTCTGAGACCGCGATCAAAGGCGGCGAATCAATAGAAAAGGCCATTAACCAAATGGCGCAAATCGAAAAAACAGTAAATACCTCAGCCCAAGTTATCACAAAATTGGGAGAACAATCTAAAGAAATTGGACAAATCGTCAGTACCATATCCGGTATTGCAGGACAGACAAACCTACTAGCGTTAAATGCTGCTATAGAGGCGGCCAGGGCCGGTGAACAAGGCAGAGGATTTGCTGTAGTTGCCGAAGAAGTAAGAAAACTAGCTGAACAGTCGCAAGAAGCCGCGAAGAAAATAGCTCAACTGATTGGAGAAATTCAAGGTGATACTACAGAAGCTGTGATTGCCATGACCAAGGGCACTACTGAAGTAAAAATAGGAGCCGAGGTTGTAGATGTGGCAGGAAAGTCATTCCAGGAAATTGCTCAACTCATACTTGAAGTATCAACACAGATCAAAGATATTTCATCAGCCATACAGCAGATCGCCGATGGCAGCCAAGTCATCGTACTATCGGTAAAAGAAATTGATGCTTTAAGTAAAAAGACTTCTGAAGAAACACAAACGGTCTCAGCAGCCACCCAGGAACAATCAGCATCCATGGAAGAAATCGCTTCCTCCAGCCAGATTTTGGGCGAAATGGCGCAGAACCTGCAGGAAGTCGTAAATAAATTCCGTTTTTAA
- a CDS encoding tryptophan transporter, which produces MELEKNESELTIHDKNKGGRYRWVTITTLLLAIGAILHLVSPNIGGVTPNWTIAMYCIAINLTKPTLKQSFGIGLVAAAINIPTSKSAFPYGNLLSEPVGAIICTLLVCHTFNMTLGKLNIKPAVTGFISTIASGMTFITILKVVLSLPLSVYLYAMIPVVFTVAAANAAITQILYFPAKKLFDLKGDQ; this is translated from the coding sequence ATGGAATTAGAAAAAAATGAATCAGAATTAACCATCCATGATAAAAATAAAGGCGGTCGCTATCGCTGGGTTACGATTACAACCTTACTTTTGGCTATTGGTGCCATTTTGCATTTAGTCAGTCCAAATATTGGCGGCGTAACTCCCAACTGGACCATTGCCATGTATTGTATTGCTATTAATTTAACCAAACCTACCCTTAAACAATCGTTCGGTATCGGTCTGGTTGCTGCAGCCATTAATATCCCAACTTCGAAGTCTGCTTTTCCTTATGGTAACCTATTGAGTGAGCCCGTCGGTGCTATTATATGTACATTGCTCGTCTGCCACACTTTTAATATGACATTAGGCAAGCTCAACATTAAGCCTGCCGTAACAGGATTTATCAGCACCATAGCTAGCGGTATGACCTTCATCACCATACTCAAAGTCGTACTTTCCCTACCTTTGTCTGTATATCTATACGCTATGATACCTGTCGTATTTACAGTAGCTGCTGCCAATGCCGCCATCACGCAAATCCTGTATTTCCCCGCAAAAAAATTATTTGACTTGAAAGGTGATCAATAA
- a CDS encoding energy-coupling factor ABC transporter ATP-binding protein — MPAIALQKFSYAYNHPKKVLDNITISIEKGSFSVILGPSGAGKTTLCLAVAGAVPHYFGGSSAGKVYVTGIHTQESSMQQLALTVGTVLQDYETQLVTMTVEEEVAFSLENLGIAPEEITQRVEEVLAKVGLTGYEKQAVTDLSGGQKQRLVLASVLATNPKILVLDEPTSALDPEGTHSLYKLLSDLNQEHGITILVVEHDIATVLPYADQFILLENGQLILNDTPENVLSFMAKKQIFAEAIPPLWQLKLMIEELATRQFPPWHTEEEAITQLGKALEEEARKNA; from the coding sequence ATGCCAGCCATTGCCCTGCAAAAATTCAGCTACGCCTACAATCATCCCAAAAAGGTCCTTGACAACATAACGATTTCCATTGAAAAAGGATCCTTTTCTGTTATATTAGGTCCAAGCGGGGCAGGAAAAACAACACTTTGTCTAGCAGTAGCAGGAGCCGTTCCCCACTACTTTGGCGGCAGTTCTGCTGGAAAAGTCTACGTCACTGGAATTCATACACAAGAATCGTCTATGCAGCAATTGGCACTTACAGTCGGTACTGTTTTACAAGACTATGAAACTCAATTAGTGACCATGACTGTAGAAGAAGAAGTTGCTTTCAGTCTTGAAAACTTAGGGATTGCTCCCGAAGAAATTACGCAAAGAGTCGAAGAGGTACTCGCCAAAGTTGGTTTGACAGGTTATGAAAAACAAGCCGTTACTGATTTATCCGGAGGGCAGAAACAACGTCTGGTCCTTGCCAGCGTTCTGGCAACCAATCCAAAAATACTCGTTCTGGACGAACCAACTTCCGCTCTGGACCCTGAAGGAACTCACTCATTATATAAGCTCCTCAGTGACTTAAATCAAGAGCATGGTATCACAATACTGGTAGTCGAACATGATATTGCCACCGTTCTTCCCTATGCAGATCAATTTATTCTGTTAGAAAACGGTCAATTGATTTTGAATGATACTCCTGAAAATGTACTCAGCTTCATGGCAAAAAAACAAATTTTTGCAGAAGCGATACCGCCCCTATGGCAGTTAAAGCTTATGATAGAAGAGCTTGCGACAAGGCAATTCCCTCCCTGGCATACAGAGGAAGAAGCCATCACACAGTTGGGCAAAGCGCTAGAGGAGGAGGCTCGGAAAAATGCTTGA
- a CDS encoding energy-coupling factor ABC transporter ATP-binding protein — MLELKNVYFSYKAQSHDIHDVSLRVNPGEFLAIVGRNGSGKTTLTRLMMTLKKPSKGELFFQGNSLATATPARMAHHIGYVFQNPDRQIFHDTVAEEVAYGPKQIGCSPEQIQTFVTQALEVTGLSHLAAAYPLSLSKGQKQRLTIASALAMQPKILILDEPTSGQDAREREQLLQLLLKLHQQGTTILLVTHDMEFLSSCAQRAVVMKKGQKVFDGTVAELFHDTNQLTDWGLIEPAALKISRQLASFQISQTNSITQLGNQIATLLRRNDDHAENSPHH, encoded by the coding sequence ATGCTTGAACTAAAAAATGTTTACTTCTCCTATAAAGCACAATCTCACGACATTCATGATGTTTCTTTAAGGGTAAATCCAGGAGAATTCTTGGCCATCGTTGGACGCAACGGCAGCGGCAAAACCACTCTGACCCGTCTGATGATGACATTAAAAAAACCATCGAAAGGTGAGCTTTTCTTTCAAGGAAATAGTTTAGCAACCGCAACTCCCGCTAGAATGGCACATCACATTGGTTATGTTTTTCAAAATCCTGACCGTCAGATCTTTCATGATACAGTAGCAGAAGAAGTAGCCTACGGTCCCAAGCAAATAGGCTGTAGTCCAGAACAAATCCAGACTTTCGTTACCCAGGCGCTAGAAGTCACTGGACTCTCTCATTTAGCTGCTGCGTATCCTCTCTCCCTATCCAAAGGACAAAAGCAACGCCTTACCATTGCCTCTGCTTTGGCTATGCAGCCTAAAATACTGATCCTGGATGAACCTACGAGCGGTCAGGATGCTAGGGAACGTGAGCAATTATTGCAATTGTTATTAAAACTGCATCAACAAGGTACTACTATCTTGTTAGTCACTCATGATATGGAATTCTTGTCTTCCTGTGCCCAAAGGGCTGTCGTTATGAAAAAAGGGCAAAAAGTATTCGATGGTACTGTAGCTGAATTGTTCCATGACACGAACCAACTAACAGACTGGGGACTAATCGAACCCGCTGCTCTAAAAATTTCCCGCCAGCTTGCTTCTTTCCAAATATCACAGACGAATTCTATCACACAGCTAGGCAATCAAATTGCAACTCTTTTAAGGAGGAATGATGACCATGCAGAAAATAGCCCCCATCACTAA
- a CDS encoding energy-coupling factor transporter transmembrane component T family protein translates to MQKIAPITKLALTIFVTIWSIVLQSLPALTALIVCQLILLAIAKVGSSVYKGIASLFVFAAILAGMQYAINNDILLAAITASKMIAMTLVFFILLATTRMQDLSAALVLQCHIPYEYAFMLTAALRFIPDFLAESKAIQEAQACRGYSPQGNVLQRFFSYMAVIKPLVLKAVTKSETMALSLELRGFGSRKTRSFKNNVTLALQDYAMLLSMILFTSYLVIQIY, encoded by the coding sequence ATGCAGAAAATAGCCCCCATCACTAAATTAGCATTGACAATCTTTGTCACCATATGGTCCATTGTATTACAATCTCTTCCTGCCTTAACAGCACTGATTGTTTGCCAATTAATTCTTCTGGCTATTGCAAAAGTTGGCTCAAGTGTTTATAAGGGGATTGCCAGCTTATTTGTCTTTGCTGCCATTTTAGCTGGTATGCAGTACGCCATCAATAATGATATACTGCTTGCCGCCATTACTGCCAGCAAGATGATTGCTATGACTCTCGTCTTCTTCATTTTATTGGCGACCACAAGAATGCAGGACTTGTCAGCAGCTTTGGTTTTGCAATGCCATATTCCTTATGAATATGCATTTATGCTAACCGCAGCACTGCGGTTCATTCCCGATTTTTTAGCAGAGAGCAAAGCAATCCAAGAAGCCCAAGCTTGCCGGGGTTATTCCCCCCAAGGCAATGTACTGCAGCGTTTCTTCTCCTATATGGCGGTTATCAAACCTCTTGTTCTTAAGGCCGTTACCAAATCAGAGACAATGGCACTCAGCTTAGAATTGCGCGGTTTTGGCAGCCGAAAAACACGAAGTTTTAAGAACAATGTCACCCTCGCCCTGCAAGACTACGCAATGCTGCTTTCGATGATCCTATTCACCTCTTACCTTGTGATACAAATCTACTAA
- a CDS encoding HD domain-containing protein has product MNRVFEIQEKILDKIAEFESADIQRDITLSWERIHLASCAAVGRILALKRGADPELSAIACSVHDYGRIITGKQRDHAMAGYEPLKLFLEESGCFTPDEVELLATAAKKHSSKKEVGSPIEEIVKDADVFDCYQYGMPLDREEQRARLKTILEEISH; this is encoded by the coding sequence ATGAATCGAGTATTTGAGATTCAAGAAAAAATTCTGGATAAAATTGCGGAATTTGAAAGTGCAGATATACAAAGAGATATAACGTTAAGCTGGGAGAGAATACATTTGGCAAGCTGCGCAGCAGTGGGACGAATTCTTGCATTGAAGCGCGGCGCTGATCCTGAATTGAGTGCCATAGCCTGTTCAGTACATGATTATGGTCGTATCATCACAGGAAAGCAGCGGGATCATGCTATGGCAGGGTATGAACCTCTCAAACTATTTCTTGAAGAGAGCGGCTGTTTTACCCCAGATGAGGTTGAATTACTAGCAACAGCTGCAAAAAAACATAGCAGCAAAAAAGAAGTAGGGAGCCCTATTGAAGAAATCGTCAAAGACGCAGATGTATTTGACTGCTATCAGTATGGAATGCCCCTGGATCGAGAAGAACAAAGAGCTCGATTAAAGACTATCTTAGAGGAAATAAGTCATTGA
- a CDS encoding DUF1634 domain-containing protein — protein MMNKDTQGPSKEPNEVEIFVSKSLRFGVLLSGAVILIGLVLFLSSGEGGYPGDSYPTRLRDIFAGAFDMKPFGIILAGLVLLICTPIMRVGISALVFLKEKDWLYVGISAVVFIILVSGFFFGK, from the coding sequence ATGATGAATAAAGATACGCAGGGGCCTTCTAAAGAGCCTAATGAAGTTGAAATTTTTGTTAGTAAGTCTTTGCGTTTTGGCGTGCTGTTAAGTGGTGCGGTTATTTTGATAGGTCTAGTCCTCTTTTTAAGCAGTGGGGAAGGTGGCTATCCGGGAGACTCTTATCCGACACGGCTTAGAGATATTTTTGCAGGCGCTTTTGATATGAAACCTTTCGGAATTATCTTAGCAGGCTTAGTTTTATTGATTTGCACGCCCATTATGCGTGTGGGAATTTCCGCATTAGTATTTCTGAAGGAAAAAGATTGGTTGTACGTTGGTATATCAGCAGTAGTTTTTATAATTCTAGTTAGTGGATTTTTCTTTGGCAAATAG
- a CDS encoding sulfite exporter TauE/SafE family protein: protein MEKSRVVAILGILIIGVRNVTIVAIKILLVSISAGALGSILGLGGGIIVTPALTLLFGVDIQHAIGASLISVIATSSGAAVAYIKDGITNIRVGMFLEIATTVGAITGALVAGLISPNLLYIIFGLLLLYSALAMLKKSKEELPEEVPLHNVAKTLKLQGEYYDKALKKNVSYNVDNVYSGFGVMYGAGIISGLLGIGSGSFKVMAMDVFMKLPLKVSSATSNFMMGVTGAASAGIYLYRGDISPIISAPVAIGVLIGATIGAKIMQRLKSKTIRKLFIPVLMYVAIQMMAQGLGVKL, encoded by the coding sequence ATGGAGAAATCTAGAGTAGTGGCTATTCTAGGTATTTTAATTATTGGGGTGAGAAATGTGACGATTGTAGCTATTAAGATACTGCTTGTTTCTATTTCGGCAGGTGCACTTGGCTCTATCTTAGGTCTTGGCGGCGGGATTATTGTGACACCTGCTTTGACATTATTATTTGGAGTGGATATTCAACATGCCATTGGAGCAAGTCTTATCTCTGTTATTGCTACCTCCAGCGGTGCAGCAGTTGCATACATCAAGGATGGAATAACAAACATTCGAGTGGGCATGTTTTTAGAAATAGCGACAACAGTAGGTGCTATTACAGGAGCTTTAGTTGCAGGCTTAATTTCGCCAAATCTTTTGTATATCATTTTTGGTCTGTTATTGTTGTATTCTGCTCTGGCTATGCTTAAGAAAAGCAAAGAAGAATTGCCTGAAGAAGTGCCTCTACATAATGTAGCAAAGACGTTAAAGCTGCAAGGGGAGTATTATGATAAAGCGCTAAAGAAAAATGTTTCCTATAATGTGGATAATGTTTATAGCGGTTTCGGCGTGATGTATGGAGCTGGCATTATATCTGGACTGCTGGGTATCGGAAGCGGGAGCTTTAAAGTAATGGCAATGGATGTTTTTATGAAGCTTCCTTTAAAAGTCTCCAGTGCAACAAGCAATTTCATGATGGGTGTTACCGGAGCTGCCAGTGCGGGAATTTATTTGTATAGGGGCGATATAAGTCCCATTATATCGGCACCAGTGGCAATTGGCGTATTGATAGGAGCTACCATTGGAGCAAAGATTATGCAGCGTTTGAAAAGTAAAACCATTCGTAAACTATTTATTCCGGTTCTCATGTATGTAGCCATACAAATGATGGCACAGGGATTGGGGGTTAAATTGTGA